The Mycolicibacterium mageritense genome contains a region encoding:
- a CDS encoding helix-turn-helix transcriptional regulator, which yields MPDSARLVRHRDGVPVYRYWTAREAPPVSVIRGRREDLLEHGPHIHDFPVLWYAHTEGVVYVVAAGAVIDPRALVTGTDGVGVFFDPAALGHDAGSPWPAWQAHPLLFPFLHGRPGGLLRLAIPAERQAVWDSMIRSIEDELTGREDGYRQAALAYLTLLLIDLARLADDVVGDLRRSGEPLLAEVFAVIERRLAGPLSLRDVAETVGMTAGHLTTLVKRRTGRTVGEWITERRMTRARELLSETDLPISDVARHVGILDPGYFTRQFRRAHDLSPRQWRQAFGSESH from the coding sequence ATGCCCGACTCGGCCCGGCTCGTGCGGCACCGTGACGGTGTCCCGGTGTACCGGTACTGGACGGCCCGCGAGGCACCTCCGGTCTCGGTGATCCGTGGCCGTCGCGAAGACCTGCTCGAACACGGACCGCACATCCACGACTTCCCGGTGCTCTGGTACGCGCACACCGAAGGCGTCGTCTACGTCGTCGCCGCGGGCGCGGTGATCGACCCGAGGGCTCTGGTCACCGGTACCGACGGCGTCGGCGTGTTCTTCGATCCCGCGGCGCTGGGGCACGACGCCGGCTCGCCGTGGCCGGCGTGGCAGGCGCATCCGCTGCTGTTCCCGTTCCTCCACGGCCGGCCGGGCGGGCTGCTGCGGCTCGCCATCCCTGCGGAGCGACAAGCGGTGTGGGACAGCATGATCCGATCCATCGAGGACGAGCTGACCGGCCGCGAAGACGGCTATCGGCAGGCGGCGCTCGCGTACCTCACGCTGCTGCTGATCGACCTGGCGAGGCTCGCCGACGATGTGGTCGGTGACCTGCGGCGCAGTGGCGAACCGCTGCTGGCCGAGGTCTTCGCGGTGATCGAACGCCGGTTGGCCGGGCCGCTCTCACTGCGTGACGTCGCCGAGACCGTCGGGATGACGGCCGGTCATCTCACCACGCTGGTCAAGCGCCGCACCGGCCGCACGGTCGGCGAGTGGATCACCGAGCGGCGCATGACCCGGGCTCGGGAACTGCTGAGCGAGACCGATCTACCGATCTCGGACGTCGCCCGGCACGTCGGGATACTCGACCCCGGCTACTTCACCAGGCAGTTCCGCCGGGCGCACGACTTGTCACCCCGGCAGTGGCGCCAAGCTTTCGGAAGCGAATCACATTGA
- a CDS encoding class I SAM-dependent methyltransferase, with amino-acid sequence MTEHRPHLLANKHDYLPAAGHDALLPGYDLLTRVLGMRRVYDTLVRQAGLAAGQRILEIGCGTGNLTTRVKRANPEGDVTATDPDPRALARAQRKAKRMGGIRFERAYAQELPFADQAFDRALSSMMLHHLDDATKAAAVGELFRVLKPGGELHIVDIGGDMTGDHDVMSRLMKRNHHAAGNLGDAIPRLLTSAGFDCAVVRSEPHRMIGRLTYYRATRPR; translated from the coding sequence ATGACCGAACATCGTCCACATCTATTGGCCAACAAACACGACTATCTGCCTGCCGCCGGACACGACGCGCTGCTTCCCGGCTACGACCTGCTGACCCGAGTGCTCGGTATGCGCCGGGTGTACGACACCCTGGTCAGGCAGGCTGGTTTGGCGGCAGGTCAGCGAATACTCGAAATCGGCTGCGGCACCGGGAACCTGACGACACGGGTGAAACGCGCGAACCCCGAGGGCGACGTGACCGCGACCGACCCGGACCCACGCGCGTTGGCGCGGGCACAGCGGAAAGCCAAGCGAATGGGCGGCATCCGGTTCGAGCGGGCCTATGCGCAGGAGCTGCCGTTCGCCGACCAGGCCTTCGACCGCGCACTGTCGTCGATGATGCTGCACCATCTTGACGACGCCACCAAGGCCGCTGCCGTCGGCGAACTGTTCCGTGTCCTCAAACCCGGCGGAGAGCTCCACATCGTCGACATCGGCGGCGACATGACCGGTGACCACGACGTGATGTCGCGGCTGATGAAGCGCAACCACCACGCCGCAGGGAACCTGGGCGACGCGATCCCACGCCTGCTGACATCCGCCGGATTCGATTGTGCGGTGGTCAGATCCGAACCGCACCGGATGATCGGCCGGCTCACCTACTATCGCGCGACGCGGCCGCGGTGA
- a CDS encoding CocE/NonD family hydrolase, with protein sequence MGVHHNIAVPMSDGTVLRADVHYPTDPETGRPADGPFPVLLSITPYGKKAPPPAAQIGGGATRYLIRRGYIEVMADVRGTGVSGGSFEMLGTEQVTDGVDLVNWAAKLPNSNGRVGMFGISYLAINQLLTAAAVGPDSPLKAIFPVMAANDFYRDVVTMGGVPHMRTVRAYGAVYSLLNVVNPALEFAKRGAHDRPRAGGLATVRQRGRDQRQYFKSMTADAAKGGDTAFDGPFWDTMRASDVLPKIIENGVAVFLIGGWHDAFQRGAPLNYATLQNAFAHRPPHAPMEPGQPVSDRIQLMMGPWYHVSDLDGLHLNAIQLRWFDRWLKDTDDAAVTGPPLRFQPIGSTQWFHTSEYPFPQATPRRLYLADGGRLEDEPADAHTEATLRYAVRGPISGRSLEQWSLGMGSFVVSQTGRRIRYDLDNSRLQREALTYTTPSYETTQLVAGPVTLTVYATADTTDTLWVAHLDDVSPDGVSRPLTQGALLGSHRALDPESTWYLPDGTVLRPQHISTRAAVEPVTPGELTRYDIEIFPTAALIEPGHRLRLTLTTYDFPHLVPTKPAREALAGGVYQVRQGGTTASSLLIPMTDPTAFTAAASRDSR encoded by the coding sequence GTGGGCGTGCACCACAACATCGCGGTGCCCATGTCCGATGGCACGGTTCTCCGTGCCGACGTGCATTACCCGACCGACCCCGAGACCGGCCGGCCCGCCGACGGGCCGTTTCCGGTATTGCTGTCCATCACTCCGTACGGCAAGAAGGCTCCGCCGCCTGCAGCCCAGATCGGCGGGGGCGCCACGCGGTACCTGATCCGGCGCGGCTACATCGAGGTGATGGCCGACGTCCGCGGCACCGGGGTGTCCGGCGGGTCGTTCGAGATGTTGGGCACCGAACAGGTCACCGACGGCGTGGATCTGGTCAACTGGGCCGCGAAGCTACCGAACTCCAATGGCCGCGTCGGCATGTTCGGCATCTCGTACCTGGCGATCAATCAGCTGCTGACCGCGGCCGCGGTCGGCCCCGATTCGCCGCTCAAGGCGATCTTCCCGGTCATGGCGGCCAACGACTTCTATCGCGATGTGGTCACGATGGGCGGCGTGCCGCACATGCGTACCGTGCGGGCGTACGGCGCCGTCTACTCGCTGCTCAACGTCGTCAACCCGGCGCTGGAATTCGCCAAGCGCGGCGCCCACGACCGCCCTCGCGCGGGCGGCCTCGCCACCGTGCGCCAACGCGGACGCGACCAACGGCAGTACTTCAAGTCGATGACGGCCGACGCCGCCAAGGGCGGGGACACCGCGTTCGACGGGCCGTTCTGGGACACCATGCGGGCCAGTGACGTCCTGCCCAAGATCATCGAGAACGGGGTCGCGGTCTTCCTGATCGGCGGCTGGCACGACGCGTTCCAGCGCGGCGCGCCGCTCAACTACGCGACCCTGCAGAACGCGTTCGCGCACCGTCCACCGCATGCACCCATGGAGCCGGGCCAGCCGGTGTCGGACCGGATCCAGCTGATGATGGGTCCGTGGTACCACGTGTCGGACCTGGACGGGCTGCACCTCAACGCAATCCAGTTGCGCTGGTTCGACAGGTGGCTCAAGGACACCGACGATGCCGCGGTGACCGGGCCGCCGCTGCGGTTCCAGCCCATCGGCAGCACACAGTGGTTCCACACCAGCGAGTACCCGTTCCCCCAGGCCACGCCGCGACGGCTGTACCTCGCCGACGGGGGACGGCTGGAGGACGAACCCGCGGACGCACACACCGAGGCAACGCTGCGTTATGCCGTCCGCGGCCCCATCTCGGGACGCAGCCTAGAGCAGTGGAGTCTGGGCATGGGCAGTTTCGTGGTGTCGCAGACGGGTCGCCGCATCCGCTACGACCTCGACAACAGCCGGCTGCAGCGCGAAGCCCTGACGTACACGACGCCGTCGTACGAGACCACCCAATTGGTGGCCGGCCCGGTCACCTTGACGGTGTACGCAACGGCCGACACCACCGACACGCTGTGGGTCGCGCATCTGGACGACGTTTCGCCGGACGGGGTCAGCCGACCGCTGACGCAGGGCGCGTTGCTGGGCTCGCACCGGGCACTGGATCCCGAGTCGACGTGGTACCTGCCCGACGGCACCGTGCTGCGTCCCCAGCACATCAGCACGCGGGCCGCGGTCGAGCCCGTGACACCGGGCGAGTTGACGCGCTACGACATCGAGATCTTTCCCACCGCAGCGCTCATCGAGCCGGGGCATCGCCTGCGGCTCACCCTGACCACGTACGACTTCCCTCACCTGGTGCCCACCAAGCCCGCGCGGGAGGCCTTGGCCGGCGGGGTCTATCAGGTGCGCCAGGGCGGCACGACGGCGTCGAGCCTGCTGATCCCGATGACCGACCCCACAGCGTTCACCGCGGCCGCGTCGCGCGATAGTAGGTGA
- a CDS encoding LysR family transcriptional regulator, which produces MRTTHIGRVDLNLVPPLVALLEEQHVSRAAERVGLSQPAMSRALQRLRRLLDDPLLIRDSTGYRLTARAETLRAQLSSLLPQLETVFAPGRFDPHTTAQPVHVAATDYGVQTFGPAICRELVRQSAAAPVRFHSWRHDGVAEQIRASRIDLGLYGGYSTSDLHSEELLVERFVCVVAADHPLAGQGAITLADYERSRHVVVDVHDGIQPDIDLPLAELGSARQAAVTVPYHAVAAELLPGTELVATLPSKSVNAFSAPDTLCVVRAPTEIATMPYRMVWHPAFDDDARHQWLRDVVRAAVRAVETGLPPGHEALRKPGPARPTVERVGTTSRETNGEQVAGDPREGHRRVGRGTHS; this is translated from the coding sequence ATGCGTACCACGCATATCGGGCGGGTCGATCTCAACTTGGTCCCGCCGCTCGTGGCGCTCCTGGAGGAGCAGCACGTGTCGCGCGCAGCCGAGCGCGTCGGGCTGAGCCAGCCGGCCATGAGCCGCGCGCTGCAGCGGCTACGGCGGCTGCTCGACGATCCGCTGCTGATCCGCGATTCGACGGGGTACCGGCTGACCGCACGCGCCGAAACCCTCAGGGCACAGCTGAGCTCGCTCCTCCCACAGCTCGAAACCGTCTTTGCCCCTGGCCGTTTCGACCCACACACAACCGCTCAGCCCGTCCATGTGGCAGCCACCGACTACGGCGTGCAGACGTTCGGGCCTGCGATCTGTCGTGAGCTGGTCCGCCAGTCGGCAGCTGCCCCGGTCCGCTTCCACAGCTGGCGTCACGACGGCGTCGCCGAACAGATCCGGGCCTCCCGCATCGATCTGGGCCTGTACGGCGGCTACAGCACTTCGGACCTTCACTCCGAGGAACTCCTGGTCGAACGGTTCGTCTGCGTGGTCGCGGCCGACCATCCGCTGGCCGGGCAGGGCGCCATCACCCTGGCCGATTACGAGCGCTCGCGCCACGTGGTCGTCGATGTTCACGACGGTATCCAGCCGGACATCGATCTCCCGCTGGCCGAACTCGGCAGCGCCCGACAGGCTGCCGTGACCGTGCCGTACCACGCCGTGGCGGCCGAACTGCTACCCGGCACCGAGCTCGTCGCGACCCTTCCGAGCAAGAGTGTCAACGCATTCTCGGCGCCCGACACGCTGTGCGTGGTCCGCGCGCCTACCGAGATCGCCACCATGCCCTACCGGATGGTCTGGCATCCCGCCTTTGACGACGATGCGCGCCACCAATGGCTTCGCGACGTGGTCCGGGCGGCGGTGCGTGCGGTCGAGACCGGCCTTCCGCCAGGTCACGAGGCCCTGCGGAAACCCGGCCCGGCACGTCCTACCGTTGAGCGTGTCGGCACGACGTCAAGGGAGACGAATGGCGAACAGGTTGCAGGCGATCCGCGAGAGGGCCATCGCCGGGTGGGCCGCGGCACGCACTCGTAA
- a CDS encoding SDR family oxidoreductase: MSAEVVLITGASSGFGRLTAEALARAGHVVYASMRDAGGRNAATAAGFAELSQRENIELRALDLDVQSEQSVSDAVARVVADNGRLDVVVHNAGHMVFGPAEAFTPEQYASLFDVNVIGTQRVNRAALPHLRHQGRGLLVWVSSSSSAGGTPPYLAPYFAVKAAMDSLAVSYARELSRWGIETSIIVPGAFTAGTNHFAHAGAPADQAVAAEYQSGPYRDFGAEVQTAFNAIVPADADVSDVARAIVRVVDTPFGRRPFRVHIDPSGDGADVGFAVLDRLRAEMLHRVGLADLLSPTTASR, from the coding sequence ATGAGCGCAGAGGTTGTCCTGATCACCGGTGCCTCCAGCGGTTTCGGCCGCTTGACCGCCGAAGCCTTGGCGAGGGCAGGCCACGTCGTGTACGCGTCGATGCGAGACGCCGGAGGCCGCAACGCAGCCACCGCGGCGGGTTTTGCGGAGCTGTCACAGCGCGAGAACATCGAGCTGCGGGCGCTTGATCTCGACGTGCAGTCCGAACAGTCGGTGAGCGACGCGGTGGCACGCGTGGTCGCGGACAACGGACGCCTCGACGTGGTGGTTCACAACGCCGGACACATGGTGTTCGGCCCGGCCGAGGCGTTCACGCCAGAACAGTACGCAAGCCTGTTCGACGTCAATGTCATTGGCACACAACGGGTCAACCGCGCAGCCCTGCCGCACCTGCGGCACCAGGGACGAGGGCTGCTGGTGTGGGTGTCCAGCAGCAGTTCGGCCGGGGGCACACCGCCGTATCTCGCGCCGTACTTCGCGGTGAAGGCGGCGATGGACTCGCTGGCGGTGTCCTACGCGCGTGAACTGAGCCGGTGGGGCATCGAAACCTCGATCATCGTTCCCGGCGCATTCACCGCGGGCACCAACCACTTCGCACACGCCGGCGCACCTGCCGACCAAGCGGTGGCCGCCGAGTACCAGAGCGGGCCGTACCGCGATTTCGGTGCTGAAGTGCAGACCGCCTTCAACGCGATCGTGCCGGCCGACGCCGACGTCTCGGACGTCGCGCGCGCCATCGTCCGGGTGGTCGACACCCCGTTCGGCCGGCGGCCGTTTCGCGTCCATATCGACCCGTCTGGTGACGGCGCCGACGTCGGGTTCGCGGTTCTCGACCGGTTGCGTGCCGAGATGTTGCACAGGGTCGGCCTGGCCGACCTGTTGAGCCCCACTACCGCCAGCAGGTAG
- a CDS encoding SDR family oxidoreductase, translating to MKISGNTIFIPGSTSGIGLELALALQDKGNTVIIGGRRTELLDEISAAHPGLDTVHVDIADAGSIRAAAAQVLDRHPDLNVVIAMAGIMAVENWHSPESFLHSAESVVITNVLGPIRLIAEFIEHLQAQEDATFVTVSSGLGFAPLKATPSYNASKAAVHMLTESVRLQLADTSVKFVELIPPSVATDLIPGQRESSFAMPLDEFVSEVVELLESRPDAKEIQVERVKFLRYGEARGDYDQVVATLNAADPHGH from the coding sequence ATGAAGATCTCCGGCAACACCATCTTCATCCCGGGCTCCACGAGCGGCATCGGCCTCGAGCTCGCGCTTGCGTTGCAGGACAAGGGCAACACCGTGATCATCGGTGGCAGGCGCACTGAGTTGCTCGACGAAATCTCGGCGGCGCATCCGGGGCTCGACACCGTTCACGTCGACATCGCCGACGCAGGCAGCATCCGTGCCGCGGCAGCTCAGGTGCTCGACCGGCATCCCGATCTCAACGTCGTCATCGCGATGGCGGGCATCATGGCCGTCGAGAACTGGCACTCGCCCGAGTCGTTCCTCCATTCCGCGGAATCGGTGGTGATCACCAATGTGCTCGGGCCCATTCGGCTTATCGCCGAGTTCATCGAGCACCTGCAAGCACAGGAAGACGCGACGTTCGTCACCGTGTCCTCCGGACTGGGATTCGCGCCGCTCAAAGCCACCCCGAGCTACAACGCGTCGAAGGCAGCCGTTCACATGCTCACCGAGTCCGTGCGGTTGCAACTGGCGGATACCAGCGTCAAGTTCGTCGAGCTGATCCCGCCGTCGGTGGCAACGGATCTCATTCCGGGACAGCGGGAGAGCAGTTTCGCGATGCCGCTCGACGAGTTCGTGAGCGAGGTCGTCGAACTGCTGGAGAGCCGGCCCGATGCCAAGGAGATTCAGGTCGAGCGGGTCAAGTTCCTGCGCTACGGCGAGGCCCGCGGCGATTACGACCAGGTGGTCGCCACCCTCAATGCCGCTGATCCGCACGGGCATTGA
- a CDS encoding heme-binding protein, whose product MKSTGITARRGIAGICASGLLGGVAAAMIGAPTASAAPDCSASGLANTVSSATGAARSYLDTHPGANQAVSTAMTQPRDQASATLRGYFTANPQEYYDLRGILAPIGEAQRTCNVTALSPELASAYEEFMAG is encoded by the coding sequence ATGAAATCCACTGGTATCACCGCGCGTCGGGGAATCGCCGGAATCTGCGCGTCCGGCCTGCTCGGCGGCGTGGCCGCAGCAATGATCGGGGCGCCTACCGCAAGCGCGGCACCCGACTGCAGCGCCAGCGGCCTGGCCAACACCGTCAGCTCGGCCACGGGTGCGGCGCGTTCGTACCTCGACACCCACCCGGGCGCCAACCAGGCGGTCAGCACCGCGATGACGCAGCCGCGCGACCAGGCTTCGGCCACCCTGCGCGGCTACTTCACGGCAAATCCGCAGGAGTACTACGACCTGCGCGGCATCCTCGCGCCGATCGGCGAAGCGCAGCGCACCTGCAACGTGACCGCGCTGTCGCCGGAGCTGGCATCGGCCTATGAGGAGTTCATGGCCGGATAG
- a CDS encoding DUF4383 domain-containing protein, with translation MRRWSFAQWGLLIISVVHVVQAIVGFILEPSFATGPDAPTVQLLGMDYNGWHAVAGLALFGPGLVLCRRKSWAVLYLLLAATAGALPGIWAFFSNQVAYIFAFPNNTTDAIVHLVTAAVMYAVAAVQIRRDGGLRNSLAELSAKR, from the coding sequence ATGCGGCGATGGAGTTTCGCCCAGTGGGGGCTTTTGATCATCTCGGTGGTTCACGTGGTCCAGGCGATCGTCGGGTTCATCCTCGAACCGAGCTTCGCGACCGGCCCCGACGCTCCGACCGTCCAGCTTCTCGGCATGGACTACAACGGCTGGCACGCCGTCGCGGGCCTCGCCCTGTTCGGCCCGGGCCTGGTGCTGTGCCGGCGAAAATCCTGGGCGGTGCTGTACCTGCTGCTGGCCGCGACCGCAGGCGCGCTACCGGGAATCTGGGCGTTCTTCTCCAACCAGGTCGCCTACATCTTTGCCTTCCCCAACAACACGACCGACGCGATCGTGCACCTGGTTACCGCCGCGGTGATGTACGCGGTGGCCGCGGTGCAGATCCGCCGGGACGGCGGGCTGCGCAACTCGTTGGCCGAGCTAAGTGCCAAACGGTGA
- a CDS encoding PPOX class F420-dependent oxidoreductase, whose translation MTATTFDPRVLLAEARLGVLATIKANGMPQLSPVTPYYDRDADVVYVSIRAGLAKTANLRRDPRAAVEVTRDDRWAWATAEGSVTLIGPGSDPHGPEVEALVDYYRAAAGEHPDWDEYRAAMVSDQRVLMVLTVEKVYGQQLR comes from the coding sequence GTGACCGCCACCACGTTCGATCCACGTGTTCTGCTCGCCGAGGCCCGGTTGGGCGTGCTCGCCACCATTAAAGCCAACGGAATGCCGCAGCTGTCGCCGGTCACCCCGTATTACGACCGTGACGCGGACGTGGTCTACGTGTCGATCAGGGCGGGGCTGGCCAAGACCGCCAACCTGCGCCGTGATCCGCGGGCCGCCGTCGAGGTGACCCGCGACGACCGGTGGGCCTGGGCGACCGCGGAAGGCTCGGTGACCCTGATCGGCCCAGGCTCGGATCCACACGGCCCCGAGGTCGAGGCGCTGGTCGACTACTACCGCGCCGCCGCCGGTGAACACCCCGACTGGGACGAGTACCGGGCGGCCATGGTCTCGGATCAGCGTGTGTTGATGGTGCTGACGGTGGAGAAGGTGTACGGCCAGCAGCTGCGCTGA